Proteins encoded by one window of Anopheles moucheti unplaced genomic scaffold, idAnoMoucSN_F20_07 putative_Y_89, whole genome shotgun sequence:
- the LOC128309307 gene encoding uncharacterized protein LOC128309307, producing the protein MEHGDDTVQDGQQTSQRVDTVFPSEEQTAERESVVATNATPSCSARSPVAVQESSQSEGILGHRGEQTVQTPWGYFPVRHRDAIALDATPEAARPSPYHTNTHAQNGHTQPEGLRRVTDGASNSAMATAHRSATHEGFMTPNREHRRKQLELERLRIELQQRKIELRARELEFSKGECEIARESQCELEKASAWLLHRENGGSLDAAERRVDIGTEHFRCEDNPTVATSKYAPTPTWPANETARRDAEFREWQSAMEDLMSRDPRRINGTTHRPGHDFGHSTLAQPHATDHDTSAAAHGHDFEHSTSTHTHGNRYGHTAQPHGLDHGYYTFIPPRGLGQANSTFAQPRTSAPATYPHNVFVDGHAGTLGSLGSTFLSQSQIAARKASGRELPTFSGSAEQWPLFISSYEHSTAICGYSDYENLLRLQKALKGAALEAVSSLLLLPSGLKEAIDVLKLRFGRPEVIVENLMEKVRRMPAPRADRLDTLVEFGFAVRNLCATIQASGLPEYTCNVILLKELIVKLPSATCIEWARHQQQLPSVTLSDFGRWIGELAAALSRVVPVKSERFERSGSGDSDRRSSVKPVRPDQRQPTTARLNMHAATTSGKYPHTNVSKCSACQGECAALDTCQRFQTMTVAERKEHIRDKKLCRKCLKYHKGWCHLKTVCGSNGCEAMHHRLLHGSLGMTNTTEKHCLTHSGSNDRTLFRYVPVTMYGKDGRTVRTYAFLDEGSSSTFIDHSLMDELGLIGTSRPLCLKWTGDTTREEKASVQLAVQISGAYEGAPVHELTKVHTVSNLALPAQTIDGKQLQSAYPHLKGLPFTSYVDAVPRVLIGVDNCRLGKPLKCTEGRVNEPIASKTRLGWMIYGPCPIATASVTGGHRSFHICSCEGNVDGVLTSEVKAFFSLDSLGITKPSRLLKSKDDERALVILNRETKLQGDRFETGLLWRYDDVRLPCNKAATMKRYELLKRKMSKDPELAAAVNQKMRDYIQKGYIRRLSASEAEDKRPNDWFLPIFPVTNPNKPGKIRMVFDAAAKVSGVSLNSFLLAGPDLLAGLLSVLFKFREFRVAVVGDIREMFHQVMMRTEDQRSQMILWDGDDPNGDPAVYVVTVMTFGAACSPSSAQFVKNRNAERFEEEFPRAAKCIKDEHYVDDMLVNVETEEEAVCLAKEVRDVHQKGGFEIRNWVSNSLDVVRQLQTQAEHQKSIDVGYGLATEKVLGMWWDTASDTFTFQLSTQFTEKLQAGKSCTTKRNLLRILMSIYDPMGLLGMFLMYLKVLLQEIWRSGIGWDQELHDQPAEKWLIWQRVLPDVQKVRVRRCYRAVTSIRAGVELHVFCDASECGMAAVAYLRYEEDGVVECSLVGSKTRVAPMRFVSIPRLELQAAVIGARLAATIVNSHRLNISRTVFWTDSRNVLSWLRSDHRRYNQFVAFRVGELLETTEVEQWRWIPTKMNVADDGTKWTKTPDLSPTSRWFNGPSFLWGSESLWPGSETTSPDTPEELRPNVLHHTVQEPLINFHRFSKWRRLLRAVAYVVRFVTNVRRAIRKDVILGEPLTQEELTWAEQIIITQIQADVYACEIRSLKKDPSQLQPWKSRVEKNSPLYKISPVLDDHGIIRMRGRLAGTLSVSETLQQPIILPRKHRGTELLILSYHERYRHCNHRTVVSELRARYYIPQVLGEYNRVRKSCQRCKIDGATPEPPSMGNVPSQRVAVGQRAFSFTGVDYFGPLLVAVGRRVEKRWGVIFTCLTCRAIHLEMAHSLTTASCIMAIRRFIARRGKPIEIISDRGTNFVGSARELEEALQTVDVNAMMDEFVGPEMKWSFNLPAAPHFGGCWERLVRSVKKVLGQFELPRKPTDEVLMSTLTEIEFIINSRPLTYVPLDDEMDTPITPNHLLLGSSNGCKPPAVFDDSGIAAKSAWRAAQRNADVFWRRWVSEYLPTLTRRSKWFVSVRPIQVGDVVIVVDNCLPRNSWPKGRVIDVVRAQDGQ; encoded by the coding sequence ATGGAACACGGCGATGACACGGTGCAAGACGGGCAACAGACGAGCCAGCGAGTGGATACTGTATTCCCCTCGGAGGAACAGACGGCTGAACGCGAAAGCGTAGTCGCGACGAATGCGACGCCCTCCTGTTCGGCTCGATCGCCCGTGGCCGTACAAGAATCGTCCCAGAGCGAAGGGATTTTGGGCCACCGGGGCGAGCAGACCGTGCAGACTCCGTGGGGATACTTTCCGGTGAGGCACAGGGATGCCATCGCGCTGGACGCGACACCAGAAGCAGCCCGGCCGTCCCCTTatcacaccaacacgcacgcacaaaatGGCCACACGCAACCGGAGGGTTTAAGACGCGTCACCGATGGCGCATCGAATTCGGCGATGGCGACCGCGCACCGGTCAGCAACCCATGAAGGGTTCATGACCCCTAACCGGGAACACCGGAGGAAGCAGCTCGAACTCGAGCGTTTAAGGATCGAGctgcaacaacgaaaaattgAACTCCGCGCGCGCGAGTTGGAGTTTTCAAAAGGGGAGTGTGAAATTGCGCGCGAATCGCAATGCGAGCTAGAAAAAGCAAGTGCTTGGCTGCTGCATCGAGAAAATGGTGGTTCCCTTGATGCTGCTGAAAGGCGCGTTGATATCGGCACGGAACACTTCCGATGTGAGGACAACCCTACCGTGGCCACCAGTAAATATGCACCGACACCGACATGGCCAGCGAACGAAACAGCGAGACGTGACGCGGAATTTCGCGAGTGGCAAAGCGCGATGGAGGATCTCATGTCGCGAGATCCTCGCCGCATAAAtggaacaacgcaccgacctGGACACGATTTTGGACACAGCACGTTGGCACAACCGCACGCAACCGATCACGACACTTCAGCAGCCGCACACGGACACGATTTCGAACACAGCAcgtctacacacacacacggaaaccGATACGGACACACCGCCCAACCACACGGACTCGATCACGGTTATTACACGTTTATACCGCCCCGCGGACTTGGTCAGGCAAACAGCACTTTTGCCCAACCGCGCACGAGCGCGCCAGCAACGTACCCGCACAATGTTTTCGTCGACGGGCATGCGGGAACACTTGGAAGCTTGGGATCGACTTTCTTGAGTCAATCCCAAATTGCCGCGCGGAAAGCCAGTGGAAGAGAGCTACCTACGTTTTCGGGTTCCGCAGAACAGTGGCCGCTCTTCATCTCCAGCTACGAGCACTCAACAGCAATCTGCGGGTACTCCGACTACGAGAACCTGCTGAGGCTACAAAAGGCGTTGAAAGGAGCTGCGCTGGAAGCGGTCagctcgttgttgttgctgccttcCGGGCTTAAGGAAGCCATAGACGTGCTCAAGCTACGGTTTGGGAGGCCGGAGGTGATCGTTGAAAATTTGATGGAGAAAGTGAGACGTATGCCAGCCCCACGAGCGGATCGGCTAGATACTCTGGTTGAGTTCGGATTCGCGGTGAGGAACCTGTGTGCGACCATCCAAGCATCTGGGCTGCCGGAATATACCTGCAACGTTATCCTGCTGAAGGAGTTGATCGTGAAGCTGCCGTCGGCCACGTGCATCGAGTGGGCGAggcaccaacagcagctgcCCTCTGTTACGCTGTCGGACTTCGGAAGGTGGATCGGCGAGTTGGCTGCAGCACTCAGCAGGGTAGTTCCGGTGAAGAGCGAACGTTTCGAACGCAGTGGATCCGGCGACTCGGATCGTCGGAGCAGTGTGAAACCGGTACGACCAGATCAGCGCCAGCCCACCACCGCACGTTTGAACATGCACGCCGCCACCACGAGCGGTAAGTACCCACATACAAATGTTTCTAAATGTTCAGCCTGCCAGGGAGAGTGTGCCGCACTGGATACATGCCAGCGATTCCAAACGATGACCGTCGCTGAAAGGAAGGAACATATAAGAGATAAGAAGCTATGCCGAAAATGTCTCAAGTACCATAAGGGGTGGTGTCACCTTAAAACAGTTTGCGGATCCAATGGGTGCGAGGCAATGCACCATAGGTTGCTACATGGTTCTCTGGGAATGACCAATACAACAGAAAAGCATTGTCTTACTCATTCCGGCTCCAACGATCGCACTTTGTTCCGCTACGTACCGGTAACTATGTATGGGAAGGATGGCAGGACGGTTCGAACGTACGCCTTTCTCGACGAAGGTTCGTCATCGACCTTCATCGATCATAgcctgatggacgaattagggcTGATCGGAACGTCACGGCCATTGTGTCTCAAGTGGACCGGGGATACTACCAGAGAAGAAAAGGCTTCCGTCCAGCTGGCAGTGCAAATATCAGGTGCATACGAAGGGGCTCCAGTGCATGAGCTGACAAAGGTACACACGGTCAGCAATCTAGCCTTGCCCGCGCAGACGATAGATGGTAAACAACTGCAATCTGCGTATCCACATCTGAAGGGTTTACCGTTCACCTCTTACGTCGATGCCGTACCTCGAGTACTAATTGGTGTAGATAATTGTCGTTTGGGAAAGCCGCTAAAATGTACAGAAGGACGGGTTAATGAACCgattgcttcgaaaactaggCTGGGCTGGATGATATACGGACCCTGCCCTATTGCAACCGCTAGTGTAACCGGAGGACACAGAAGTTTTCACATCTGCAGCTGCGAAGGTAACGTCGATGGTGTACTCACAAGCGAGGTTAAGGCGTTCTTCTCGTTGGATTCACTGGGTATCACTAAGCCATCACGCTTACTCAAATCCAAGGACGATGAACGTGCCCTGGTGATACTTAACCGAGAAACCAAACTGCAGGGCGATCGATTCGAAACGGGCTTACTATGGAGATATGATGACGTCCGATTGCCATGTAACAAAGCTGCAACGATGAAACGGTACGAGCTCCTGAAACGAAAAATGAGTAAAGATCCGGAGTTAGCTGCGGCGGTTAATCAGAAGATGAGAGATTACATCCAGAAGGGCTACATTCGACGTTTATCAGCGAGTGAGGCGGAGGACAAACGACCAAACGACTGGTTTTTACCTATTTTCCCGGTTACCAACCCTAATAAACCGGGAAAAATTCGCATGGTTTTTGACGCGGCGGCAAAGGTGAGTGGAGTCAGCCTTAATTCGTTCCTTTTAGCGGGACCCGATCTGCTTGCCGGGCTCCTTTCCGTTCTCTTTAAGTTCCGAGAGTTTCGCGTCGCTGTTGTGGGAGACATTCGGGAAATGTTCCATCAAGTGATGATGCGAACGGAAGACCAACGAAGCCAGATGATCCTTTGGGATGGAGACGATCCAAACGGCGATCCAGCCGTATACGTGGTCACCGTGATGACGTTTGGCGCTGCTTGTTCGCCGAGCAGCGCACAGTTCGTGAAGAATCGCAACGCAGAGCGATTCGAGGAAGAGTTCCCGCGTGCGGCAAAATGCATCAAAGACGAGCACTACGTGGACGATATGCTCGTGAATGTGGAAACGGAGGAAGAGGCCGTATGCCTAGCGAAAGAAGTTCGGGATGTTCACCAAAAAGGAGGATTCGAAATCCGGAATTGGGTATCTAATTCGTTAGACGTGGTGAGGCAACTGCAGACACAGGCGGAACATCAGAAAAGCATCGATGTCGGCTACGGTTTAGCAACGGAAAAGGTCCTCGGTATGTGGTGGGACACGGCTTCCGACACGTTTACTTTCCAGCTCTCGACGCAGTTTACTGAAAAGCTACAGGCTGGCAAATCGTGCACAACGAAGCGTAACCTACTCCGGATCCTGATGAGCATCTACGATCCCATGGGTTTGCTCGGGATGTTCCTGATGTATTTAAAAGTTCTCCTGCAAGAGATATGGCGTTCCGGAATAGGATGGGATCAGGAGCTGCATGACCAACCGGCGGAAAAGTGGttaatttggcaacgagtgcTCCCTGATGTCCAGAAGGTGAGAGTCAGAAGGTGTTATCGAGCGGTTACGTCGATTCGCGCTGGAGTAGAGCTGCATGTGTTTTGCGACGCAAGTGAATGTGGGATGGCCGCGGTCGCTTATTTGAGGTACGAAGAAGACGGAGTTGTGGAATGCTCTCTCGTTGGATCGAAAACTCGTGTGGCTCCGATGCGTTTCGTCTCGATTCCGCGACTAGAGCTACAAGCGGCGGTGATTGGTGCCCGATTAGCGGCTACGATCGTCAACTCACACCGATTGAACATCTCGCGCACGGTGTTTTGGACAGACTCGCGGAACGTGTTGAGTTGGTTGCGTTCTGATCATCGTCGCTATAATCAGTTCGTAGCATTTCGAGTCGGAGAACTGCTCGAAACAACGGAGGTCGAGCAATGGCGTTGGATCCCGACGAAAATGAACGTAGCTGATGACGGGACCAAGTGGACGAAAACACCGGATCTATCGCCAACTAGTCGCTGGTTCAACGGTCCGAGCTTCCTATGGGGCTCTGAATCACTCTGGCCTGGCTCGGAAACAACATCTCCAGACACCCCCGAAGAACTACGTCCCAACGTGTTGCATCATACGGTACAGGAGCCTCTCATTAATTTCCATCGTTTCTCGAAATGGAGAAGGCTTCTACGGGCAGTTGCGTATGTGGTAAGATTTGTCACTAATGTCCGTCGTGCCATCAGGAAAGATGTCATTTTAGGTGAACCGCTAACACAAGAAGAGCTGACATGGGCCGAGCAGATCATCATCACCCAGATACAGGCGGACGTGTATGCGTGTGAAATACGCTCTCTGAAGAAGGATCCCTCTCAGTTGCAGCCGTGGAAGAGCAGGGTGGAGAAGAATAGTCCTCTCTACAAGATATCGCCGGTACTAGACGACCACGGAATAATAAGGATGCGAGGGCGCCTGGCCGGGACGTTGTCGGTCAGCGAAACACTGCAGCAACCGATTATCCTCCCTCGGAAGCATCGTGGAACAGAGTTGTTGATACTCAGCTACCACGAACGATATCGGCACTGTAACCACCGCACGGTTGTTAGCGAGCTGCGAGCTCGCTATTATATACCCCAGGTCCTTGGTGAGTACAACCGTGTACGTAAGTCCTGCCAGCGATGCAAAATAGACGGAGCCACTCCGGAGCCTCCCTCGATGGGAAACGTACCATCCCAACGagttgcggtcgggcaacgaGCCTTTTCATTTACAGGCGTGGACTATTTTGGACCCCTCCTGGTTGCCGTAGGAAGACGAGTAGAGAAGAGGTGGGGAGTCATATTCACCTGTCTGACGTGCAGAGCTATCCATTTGGAGATGGCTCACTCCCTCACAACGGCGTCCTGCATTATGGCGATTCGGCGCTTCATCGCTAGGCGCGGAAAACCGATAGAGATCATCAGCGATAGGGGAACCAATTTCGTCGGGTCGGCTCGGGAGCTCGAGGAAGCCTTGCAGACAGTGGATGTTAACGcgatgatggacgaattcGTTGGGCCCGAGATGAAATGGAGTTTTAATCTGCCAGCCGCACCACATTTCGGCGGATGCTGGGAGAGACTGGTCCGGTCTGTAAAGAAAGTGCTGGGTCAATTTGAGCTTCCACGAAAACCGACGGACGAGGTGCTGATGTCGACGCTAACGGAAATCGAGTTCATCATCAACTCGAGACCACTTACCTACGTGCCGTTGGACGACGAGATGGACACACCGATCACACCAAACCATCTACTACTCGGAAGCTCCAACGGATGCAAGCCGCCCGCCGTATTTGACGACAGTGGTATCGCCGCTAAATCAGCGTGGAGAGCCGCCCAACGCAACGCTGACGTATTCTGGAGGAGATGGGTATCGGAATACCTCCCCACGCTGACCCGTCGATCTAAGTGGTTTGTGTCGGTGCGGCCGATTCAGGTGGGAGATGTAGTGATAGTAGTCGACAATTGTTTGCCGCGGAACAGTTGGCCAAAGGGACGCGTGATCGATGTAGTTAGGGCCCAGGACGGTCAA